From the genome of Erythrobacter litoralis, one region includes:
- a CDS encoding murein L,D-transpeptidase catalytic domain-containing protein, which yields MKRRDLIKGTLATGALLALPPVRLAAQPIKGSARDRALFAIARRELDRAGEAIWKRDIVGIADYGVHSAERRFHFVNLDLQEVHSYHVSHGQGSDPEHDGVLNRYSNVEGSNATSRGAYVTWEWYKGRYGTSVRLGGLDETNDNALNRYIVMHRADYAEPSHIDRWGRLGRSNGCFAMGEEQFRIALMNLSGGRLLFADSLGLQADGTFRSANLEPMRPTQPSDLQRYVTGAF from the coding sequence ATGAAGCGTCGCGATCTCATCAAGGGCACTCTGGCTACCGGGGCCTTGCTCGCCCTGCCGCCGGTGCGCCTCGCCGCCCAGCCGATCAAGGGCTCGGCCCGCGACCGCGCGCTCTTCGCCATCGCCCGGCGCGAGCTTGACCGGGCGGGCGAGGCGATCTGGAAGCGCGACATTGTCGGCATCGCCGATTACGGTGTCCATTCGGCCGAGCGGCGGTTTCACTTCGTCAATCTCGACCTTCAGGAAGTGCACTCCTACCACGTCAGTCACGGCCAGGGTTCGGACCCCGAACATGACGGCGTGCTCAATCGCTATTCCAATGTCGAAGGCTCGAACGCGACCAGTCGCGGGGCCTATGTCACGTGGGAGTGGTACAAGGGCCGCTACGGCACGAGCGTCCGCCTCGGCGGGCTCGACGAGACGAACGACAACGCGCTCAACCGCTACATCGTCATGCACCGCGCCGATTATGCCGAACCATCGCATATCGATCGCTGGGGCCGGCTCGGCCGGTCGAACGGCTGCTTTGCCATGGGCGAGGAACAGTTCCGCATCGCGCTGATGAACCTGTCGGGCGGGCGGCTGCTGTTCGCCGACAGCCTTGGCCTGCAGGCGGACGGGACATTCCGTTCGGCCAATCTCGAACCAATGCGGCCGACGCAGCCGAGCGACCTCCAGCGCTACGTCACCGGCGCGTTCTGA
- a CDS encoding histone deacetylase, producing the protein MLHVVHHADYMAPRPERGTFKFDKYYLVMEELRASGAAMTEHAPEPAPREWLEAVHDPHYVEEVFTVSVPREKERRIGFPVTERIRDRVRHTNGGTWLAAHLAMEHGYAANSAAGSHHALANTGAGYCVFNDLAVASNRLIAEGSARRILIVDLDVHQGDGTASLTALRDDIFTLSLHAEKNFPVRKARSNCDVPLPDGLDDHGYMEALEAHLPAIMDTFAPDLVLYQAGVDPHVNDKLGRLALSDEGLERRDRFVVREARRRGLPVASALGGGYGEDQREVARRHARSMLAMASENANFANGLPMKRHG; encoded by the coding sequence ATGCTTCACGTCGTCCACCACGCCGATTACATGGCCCCGCGCCCGGAGCGCGGGACGTTCAAGTTCGACAAGTATTACCTCGTCATGGAGGAACTGCGGGCGAGCGGCGCGGCCATGACAGAACACGCGCCCGAGCCTGCCCCGCGCGAATGGCTCGAGGCGGTGCACGACCCGCATTATGTCGAGGAGGTCTTCACCGTCTCGGTGCCCCGCGAAAAGGAACGGCGCATCGGCTTTCCGGTGACGGAGCGCATCCGCGACCGGGTGCGGCACACCAATGGCGGGACGTGGCTCGCTGCGCATCTTGCCATGGAACACGGTTATGCCGCCAACAGCGCGGCGGGGAGCCATCATGCGCTTGCGAATACGGGCGCGGGCTATTGCGTGTTCAACGACCTCGCCGTGGCCTCCAACCGCTTGATCGCGGAGGGATCGGCGCGGCGCATCCTGATCGTCGATCTCGACGTCCACCAGGGCGATGGGACCGCGAGCCTCACCGCCCTGAGGGACGACATCTTCACCCTCTCGCTCCATGCCGAAAAGAACTTCCCGGTAAGGAAGGCGCGCTCGAACTGCGATGTGCCGCTGCCCGACGGGCTGGACGATCACGGCTACATGGAGGCGCTGGAGGCGCACCTGCCGGCCATCATGGACACATTCGCGCCCGATCTCGTGCTCTACCAGGCGGGGGTCGATCCGCATGTGAACGATAAGCTCGGACGGCTCGCGCTGAGCGATGAGGGGCTGGAGCGGCGCGACCGCTTCGTGGTGCGCGAGGCGCGGCGGCGCGGCCTGCCGGTCGCCTCTGCGCTGGGCGGCGGTTATGGCGAAGACCAGCGCGAGGTCGCCCGCCGCCACGCCCGCTCGATGCTCGCCATGGCCTCCGAAAACGCCAACTTCGCGAACGGCCTGCCGATGAAAAGACACGGTTGA
- a CDS encoding thioredoxin family protein: protein MIRLFAGLPAALALAACATAPPAPTYPEAASYDVSENAMADVDAALARAGASGKRVLLVMGANWCHDSRALAGWLESARIAALVEREYELVFVNIGMPQTGDGHNLAVAHRFGLKELPGTPNLLVLTADGTLVNPDTATTWRNAASRSEAAIFAELERLADQPV, encoded by the coding sequence GTGATCCGCCTGTTTGCCGGGCTTCCCGCGGCTCTCGCGCTCGCCGCCTGCGCGACTGCGCCGCCCGCCCCGACATATCCCGAGGCCGCATCCTACGACGTGTCCGAAAACGCGATGGCGGATGTCGACGCCGCTCTCGCCCGCGCCGGCGCGTCGGGCAAGCGGGTGCTGCTGGTGATGGGCGCGAACTGGTGCCATGACAGCCGCGCGCTCGCCGGATGGCTGGAAAGCGCGCGCATCGCCGCACTGGTCGAGCGCGAATACGAACTGGTCTTCGTCAATATCGGGATGCCGCAGACCGGCGACGGGCATAACCTCGCCGTGGCGCACCGTTTCGGGCTCAAGGAGCTGCCCGGCACGCCCAACCTGCTGGTGCTGACGGCGGACGGAACACTCGTAAACCCCGACACCGCGACCACCTGGCGCAACGCGGCGAGCCGTAGCGAGGCGGCGATTTTCGCCGAACTGGAACGGCTCGCCGACCAGCCCGTTTGA
- the ispG gene encoding flavodoxin-dependent (E)-4-hydroxy-3-methylbut-2-enyl-diphosphate synthase: MSVRPWRDIERRECRQIMVGNVPVGGDAPITVQTMTNTPTEDVKATIDQIRRCEDVGCDIIRVSCPTEESTRNFRQITRAAHIPVVADIHFHYKRALEAADAGAACLRINPGNIGSADRVAEVVRAAKANGCAIRIGVNAGSLEKDLLEKYGEPCPEALIESALDHIKLLQDHDFHEFKVAVKASDVFLAVAAYHGLADAVDCPLHLGITEAGGLIGGTVKSSIGIGSLLWAGIGDTIRVSLSAEPEEEVKVGYEMLKALGLRTRGVRVVSCPSCSRQGFDVIRTVETLEKRLEHIKTPMSLSVLGCVVNGPGEARETDIGLTGGGNGKHMVYLSGVKAHAIDDEAMLDHIVRLVEEKAAAIEAGEAVAFDPHTAPQKTPEAAE, encoded by the coding sequence ATGTCTGTAAGACCCTGGCGCGATATCGAGCGGCGTGAATGCCGGCAGATCATGGTGGGCAACGTGCCCGTGGGCGGCGATGCGCCGATCACGGTGCAGACCATGACGAACACCCCGACCGAGGACGTGAAGGCGACGATCGACCAGATCCGCCGCTGCGAGGATGTCGGCTGCGACATCATCCGCGTCTCCTGCCCGACCGAGGAATCGACCCGCAATTTCCGGCAGATCACGCGCGCCGCGCATATCCCGGTCGTCGCCGACATCCATTTCCATTACAAGCGCGCATTGGAAGCCGCCGATGCGGGCGCGGCCTGCCTGCGGATCAATCCGGGCAATATCGGTTCAGCCGACCGTGTCGCCGAAGTGGTCCGCGCGGCCAAGGCAAACGGCTGCGCGATCCGCATCGGCGTGAATGCCGGCAGTCTTGAGAAGGACCTGCTCGAGAAATACGGCGAGCCCTGCCCCGAGGCGCTGATTGAAAGCGCGCTCGACCACATCAAGCTGCTGCAGGACCACGATTTCCACGAATTCAAGGTCGCGGTGAAGGCGTCGGACGTCTTCCTCGCGGTCGCGGCCTATCACGGGCTTGCCGACGCGGTCGATTGCCCCCTGCATCTCGGCATCACCGAGGCGGGCGGGCTGATCGGCGGGACGGTGAAATCCTCGATCGGCATCGGCTCGCTGCTGTGGGCCGGGATCGGCGACACGATCCGCGTCTCGCTTTCAGCCGAGCCCGAGGAAGAGGTCAAGGTCGGCTACGAGATGCTGAAGGCGCTGGGCCTGCGCACCCGGGGCGTGCGCGTCGTCTCGTGCCCGTCCTGCTCGCGCCAGGGTTTCGACGTGATCCGCACGGTCGAAACGCTCGAAAAACGGCTCGAACACATCAAGACGCCGATGAGCCTTTCGGTCCTCGGCTGCGTCGTCAATGGACCGGGCGAAGCGCGCGAGACCGATATCGGCCTCACCGGCGGCGGCAATGGCAAGCACATGGTCTACCTGTCCGGCGTCAAGGCGCATGCGATCGACGACGAGGCGATGCTCGACCATATCGTGCGTCTTGTCGAGGAAAAGGCCGCCGCGATCGAGGCGGGCGAGGCCGTCGCCTTCGACCCGCATACCGCGCCCCAGAAGACACCCGAAGCCGCAGAGTAA
- a CDS encoding alpha/beta hydrolase fold domain-containing protein: MLEGLTAELRRARASFLMRAVVWLMKRRKPVFPHSPEGFREKLSQRDCPRDAPMPAKFEQRFIVERRTLEGQEVVTLHPKSGPGEWHMLYFHGGGFVLPMFDVHWPLAAALVETCSLSITLPLYKVVPEASASVQDALADACFAELAMTHAPERIVLSGDSAGGHMALALALRLARAGGPQPGRLALFAPWLDLTMRDEAMRAVEPHDVMLKIGTLRATGEIYADGRDPASPECSPLYTPADQLAQLPPTRIWTGRHDLFIVDSRTFAGKLRDAGVDSKLYEYEGAPHVFMAITPTREAKDVFGLMKDFLES; the protein is encoded by the coding sequence ATGCTTGAGGGATTGACGGCCGAACTGCGCAGAGCGCGCGCGAGTTTCCTCATGCGGGCGGTGGTCTGGCTGATGAAGCGCAGGAAGCCCGTATTCCCGCACAGCCCCGAAGGTTTCCGCGAAAAGCTCAGCCAGCGCGATTGCCCGCGCGACGCGCCGATGCCCGCCAAGTTCGAACAGCGCTTCATCGTCGAACGGCGCACTCTTGAAGGGCAGGAGGTCGTGACGCTCCATCCGAAAAGCGGGCCGGGCGAATGGCACATGCTCTATTTTCACGGCGGCGGCTTCGTGCTGCCGATGTTCGACGTGCACTGGCCGCTCGCCGCGGCGCTGGTCGAGACCTGCTCCCTGTCGATCACCCTGCCACTGTACAAGGTCGTGCCCGAAGCCTCGGCAAGCGTGCAGGACGCGCTCGCCGATGCCTGTTTCGCCGAGCTTGCGATGACCCACGCGCCCGAGCGGATCGTGCTGTCGGGCGACAGCGCGGGCGGGCACATGGCGCTCGCCCTGGCGCTGAGGCTGGCGCGTGCCGGAGGGCCGCAGCCGGGCCGGCTAGCGCTGTTCGCGCCGTGGCTCGACCTCACCATGCGCGACGAGGCGATGCGCGCGGTCGAGCCGCATGACGTCATGCTCAAGATCGGCACGCTGCGCGCGACGGGCGAGATCTATGCGGATGGCCGCGACCCGGCGAGCCCGGAATGCAGCCCGCTCTACACGCCTGCCGACCAGCTCGCGCAGCTTCCCCCGACCCGCATCTGGACCGGGCGGCACGACCTCTTCATTGTCGATTCGCGCACTTTCGCAGGCAAGTTGCGCGATGCGGGCGTGGACTCGAAGCTCTACGAATACGAGGGTGCGCCGCATGTCTTCATGGCGATCACGCCGACGCGCGAGGCGAAGGACGTGTTCGGCCTGATGAAGGACTTTCTCGAAAGCTAG
- a CDS encoding SDR family NAD(P)-dependent oxidoreductase produces MAYDRNTTTDEVLEGTDLSGRTYFVTGGNSGLGRESGRALAAKGAHVVLAGRNPAKLGDAADAIRSATGSDRVETIACDLADLESVRACAEEARERFEAIDALINNAAVMACPFEHTSDGFEMQFGTNHLGHFALTAGLMPLIESAAGRPGSGRIVNLSSRAHQMTGGDLDDPHFERREYEPWASYGQSKTANVLFTVELENRYAGRGIHAYAVHPGGIDTNLGRHLTEEMAQGLMQYLSESDPDYSWKSIPQGAATSVWAATSDALEGRGGFYCEDCGEAEIDAEATDHGVRPYALDPQSAARLWEMSERMTGVSYPV; encoded by the coding sequence ATGGCCTACGACAGGAATACGACCACCGACGAGGTACTGGAGGGCACGGACCTGTCGGGCCGGACCTATTTCGTCACCGGGGGCAATTCGGGGCTGGGCCGGGAATCGGGCCGCGCGCTCGCCGCGAAGGGCGCGCATGTCGTCCTTGCCGGGCGCAACCCTGCAAAACTGGGCGATGCGGCGGATGCGATCCGCTCGGCCACGGGCAGCGATCGGGTCGAGACGATTGCCTGCGACCTCGCCGACCTTGAGAGCGTGCGCGCCTGCGCCGAGGAAGCGCGCGAGCGGTTCGAGGCGATCGACGCGCTCATCAACAATGCGGCGGTCATGGCCTGCCCGTTCGAACACACATCTGACGGGTTCGAAATGCAGTTCGGGACCAACCATCTCGGCCATTTCGCGCTCACCGCCGGGCTGATGCCGCTGATTGAGTCCGCGGCGGGCCGACCCGGCAGCGGGCGCATCGTTAATTTGTCGAGCCGCGCGCACCAGATGACCGGGGGCGATCTGGACGATCCGCATTTCGAGCGGCGCGAATACGAGCCATGGGCAAGCTACGGCCAGTCCAAGACCGCCAACGTCCTGTTCACGGTCGAACTCGAAAACCGCTACGCGGGCCGGGGCATCCATGCCTATGCGGTCCATCCCGGCGGGATCGACACCAATCTCGGGCGGCACCTGACCGAGGAAATGGCCCAGGGTCTGATGCAATATCTGAGCGAGAGCGACCCCGACTATTCGTGGAAGTCTATCCCGCAGGGCGCGGCCACGAGCGTCTGGGCGGCGACCAGCGATGCACTCGAGGGGCGCGGCGGGTTCTATTGCGAGGATTGCGGCGAGGCCGAGATCGACGCCGAGGCGACCGATCACGGCGTGCGCCCCTATGCGCTCGACCCGCAGTCGGCCGCGCGGCTGTGGGAGATGAGCGAGCGCATGACGGGCGTGAGCTACCCGGTCTAG
- a CDS encoding isoaspartyl peptidase/L-asparaginase family protein codes for MKKAMFAALAALFALSAPLAAENHDKPEWSIAIHGGAGTLDPTMMTPERRAEYEAALQQALAAGAKVLASGGSAMDAVKAAIIPMEDSPLFNAGKGAVFTWEGKNELDASIMDGRDRSAGAVTGVTTIKNPILLADAVRTESEHVFLMGEGAEQFAATQDIETAPPEYFATPARRESLERMKAEALSALDVDTKFGTVGAVALDMEGNLAAGTSTGGMTGKRWGRIGDAPVIGAGTYADNRSCAVSATGWGEYFIRVGVAQEICTRLRMLKAQAAFASGGQHREWLDQQDYAQGISDAVMAEVKQLGGDGGVILVTPEGHALFSFNTTGMYRGRADSTGMSEVAIFGGDVEAGASNTPDH; via the coding sequence ATGAAAAAGGCCATGTTTGCAGCGCTCGCCGCGCTTTTCGCTCTCTCCGCGCCGCTCGCTGCGGAGAACCACGATAAACCGGAATGGTCGATCGCGATCCATGGCGGTGCAGGGACGCTCGATCCCACGATGATGACGCCTGAACGCCGCGCCGAATACGAGGCCGCGCTCCAGCAGGCGCTCGCTGCGGGGGCGAAGGTGCTCGCGAGCGGCGGCAGCGCGATGGACGCGGTGAAGGCCGCGATCATTCCGATGGAGGATTCGCCGCTGTTCAATGCCGGCAAGGGCGCGGTGTTCACCTGGGAAGGCAAGAACGAGCTCGACGCCTCGATCATGGACGGCCGCGACCGCAGCGCTGGCGCGGTGACGGGCGTTACGACCATAAAGAACCCGATCCTCCTCGCCGACGCGGTGCGCACCGAAAGCGAACACGTTTTTCTGATGGGCGAGGGCGCTGAGCAATTCGCGGCGACACAGGATATCGAGACCGCTCCGCCCGAATATTTCGCGACCCCGGCCCGCCGCGAATCGCTCGAGCGGATGAAGGCCGAGGCGCTCTCCGCGCTCGATGTCGATACGAAGTTCGGAACCGTCGGCGCGGTGGCGCTCGACATGGAGGGCAACCTCGCCGCGGGCACTTCGACCGGGGGCATGACCGGCAAGCGCTGGGGCCGGATCGGCGACGCGCCGGTGATCGGCGCGGGGACCTATGCGGACAATCGCTCGTGCGCGGTCTCGGCGACGGGGTGGGGGGAGTACTTCATCCGTGTCGGCGTGGCGCAGGAGATTTGCACGCGGCTGCGGATGCTGAAGGCGCAGGCGGCTTTCGCAAGCGGAGGACAGCATCGCGAATGGCTCGATCAGCAGGATTATGCGCAGGGTATCTCCGACGCAGTCATGGCCGAGGTCAAGCAGCTCGGCGGCGATGGCGGGGTGATCCTCGTCACGCCCGAAGGCCACGCGCTGTTCAGCTTCAACACCACCGGAATGTATCGCGGCCGCGCAGACAGCACCGGCATGAGCGAGGTCGCGATCTTCGGCGGGGACGTAGAAGCAGGCGCGTCGAACACGCCCGATCACTGA
- the bla gene encoding class A beta-lactamase gives MTIDRRFFIGGAAALGLSACVPPDQSPLGRMQATLRLIEAKAGGTLGVDIYDTQTGVSVGLNRDRRFGHCSSFKLSLAAMVLALDAADEIDASRRVTWTKDDLMFVSPFTEKRLAEGASLLELAEYTQKYSDNTAANVLLRELGGPAALTGFWRSIGDGVSRLDRTEPELNNQPVTEYRDTTTPAAMARTVAKLLYGDVLPEPSEALLRQWMIDTPTGARRVRAGLPEGWVAGDKTGTSIWPGMGSLYVDIGFARPPEHPPITFATYYRARETHDGMDPASEAALASVGEVIEDFAERGQSILPF, from the coding sequence GTGACGATCGATCGACGGTTCTTCATCGGCGGGGCGGCTGCCTTGGGGCTTTCGGCCTGCGTTCCGCCCGACCAGAGCCCGCTGGGGCGGATGCAGGCGACCTTGCGCCTGATCGAGGCGAAAGCGGGCGGGACGCTGGGCGTCGACATCTACGACACGCAGACGGGCGTATCGGTCGGCCTCAACCGCGACCGGCGGTTCGGCCATTGCTCCTCGTTCAAGCTGTCGCTGGCGGCGATGGTGCTGGCGCTCGACGCGGCGGATGAGATCGACGCGAGCCGCCGCGTGACGTGGACGAAGGACGATCTCATGTTCGTCTCGCCCTTCACCGAAAAGCGGCTGGCCGAAGGCGCGAGCCTGCTTGAACTGGCCGAATACACCCAGAAATATTCGGACAACACGGCGGCCAACGTGCTGCTGCGCGAACTGGGCGGGCCGGCGGCGCTGACCGGATTCTGGCGGAGCATCGGGGACGGGGTCAGCCGGCTCGACCGGACAGAGCCCGAACTGAACAACCAGCCCGTCACCGAATATCGCGACACCACGACGCCCGCCGCCATGGCCCGCACCGTAGCGAAGCTGCTCTATGGCGACGTCCTGCCCGAGCCGAGCGAGGCGCTGCTGCGGCAATGGATGATCGACACGCCCACTGGCGCGCGGCGCGTGCGTGCGGGCCTGCCCGAAGGCTGGGTCGCAGGGGACAAGACGGGCACCTCGATCTGGCCGGGCATGGGCTCGCTCTATGTCGACATCGGCTTCGCCCGCCCGCCCGAGCATCCGCCGATCACGTTTGCGACCTATTACCGGGCGCGCGAAACGCATGACGGGATGGACCCGGCCAGCGAAGCCGCGCTCGCCAGCGTCGGCGAGGTGATCGAGGATTTCGCGGAGCGCGGGCAGAGCATCCTGCCGTTCTGA
- a CDS encoding GNAT family N-acetyltransferase, with amino-acid sequence MTCFAIARDDLTSPDVLDLLRLHLDEMHSWSPACKVHALPPEKLRAPDVTFYALRDGDRLAAVGALKVLGEGRGELKSMRAAPDYRGRGAGRALLEHLIAEARTRGLIWLGLETGRTVPFLPALRLYESHGFAESTGFGDYVPDEFSLCMELHL; translated from the coding sequence ATGACCTGCTTCGCGATCGCCCGCGACGACCTGACTAGCCCGGATGTGCTGGACCTCCTGCGGCTGCACCTCGACGAGATGCATAGCTGGTCGCCCGCCTGCAAGGTCCACGCGCTCCCGCCCGAAAAGCTGCGCGCGCCGGACGTGACCTTCTACGCGCTGCGCGATGGCGACCGGCTGGCCGCGGTCGGGGCGCTGAAGGTGCTGGGAGAGGGCCGCGGCGAATTGAAGTCGATGCGCGCCGCCCCTGACTATCGCGGGCGCGGGGCGGGCCGGGCGCTGCTCGAACACCTGATCGCCGAGGCGCGGACGCGCGGCCTCATCTGGCTCGGGCTGGAGACCGGACGGACCGTCCCCTTCCTCCCCGCACTCAGGCTTTACGAAAGCCACGGTTTCGCCGAAAGCACCGGCTTCGGGGATTATGTCCCGGACGAATTCAGCCTGTGCATGGAGCTCCATCTGTGA
- a CDS encoding RDD family protein — MSAAAVDMHAGPEAKRRRTMITPEGLALPITVASRGSRVGALVLDFIIVITAIFAIQLVFGLLLWAVLGAGFDGTEGSIPAAGEFVLILAILLIFAARYGYFLAFELSPRGATPGKRAVGIRVAARGGGRLTPEAVIARNLIRDIELFMPILFLLLAPSGEQGNAGIAGLVWFGIFMAFPFFNKDALRAGDVIAGTWVVEAPRTRLAGTLSTQGAAASEGTSTLTGARYQFGEEELSVYGERELQTLERILREDQGEALSAVHATICRKIGWDPGAGDERAFLEAFYAQLRAKLESDMRFGKRKADKFS; from the coding sequence ATGAGCGCCGCAGCCGTCGACATGCACGCCGGTCCCGAAGCGAAACGCCGCCGCACCATGATCACGCCCGAAGGGCTGGCTCTGCCGATCACGGTCGCCTCGCGCGGAAGCCGGGTGGGCGCGCTGGTGCTCGATTTCATCATCGTCATCACCGCGATTTTCGCCATCCAGCTGGTCTTCGGCCTGCTCTTGTGGGCGGTGCTGGGCGCGGGTTTCGACGGCACGGAAGGGTCGATCCCGGCAGCGGGCGAATTCGTGCTCATCCTCGCGATCCTGCTGATCTTCGCCGCGCGTTACGGCTATTTCCTCGCCTTCGAACTGTCCCCTCGCGGCGCCACGCCGGGCAAGCGCGCGGTCGGCATCCGCGTCGCGGCGAGAGGCGGCGGCAGGCTCACCCCCGAAGCGGTGATCGCGCGCAACCTGATCCGCGACATCGAACTGTTCATGCCTATCCTCTTCCTGCTGCTTGCGCCGTCGGGCGAACAGGGCAATGCGGGGATCGCAGGCCTTGTATGGTTCGGGATCTTCATGGCCTTCCCCTTCTTCAACAAGGACGCGCTTCGTGCGGGCGACGTGATCGCGGGGACCTGGGTGGTCGAAGCGCCGCGCACCCGGCTCGCCGGGACGCTGTCCACGCAGGGCGCGGCGGCGAGCGAGGGGACCAGCACGCTTACCGGCGCGCGCTACCAGTTCGGGGAAGAGGAATTGTCGGTCTACGGCGAGCGGGAATTGCAGACCCTCGAACGCATCCTGCGCGAGGACCAGGGCGAAGCGCTTTCGGCGGTCCACGCGACGATCTGCCGCAAGATCGGCTGGGATCCGGGTGCGGGCGACGAGCGCGCCTTTCTCGAAGCCTTCTATGCCCAGTTGCGCGCGAAGCTCGAAAGCGACATGAGATTCGGCAAACGCAAGGCGGACAAGTTCTCATGA
- a CDS encoding stage II sporulation protein M, whose protein sequence is MKAPELGSWFSRKEVEAPADIASATLRSDRFRLEREGDWRRLEAIVARMEKGGLKRVDDEDLLALPTLYRTAASSLSVARETSLDAATLTYLESLVQRAWFQVYGPRLGLFSWLREFLMGGWSRAVREIWLDLSIALFVMVSGAIVGWLLVAQDTEWFYRLVPTGLADNRRPGASREELMDTLGIKDGGEGLSTFAAFLFSNNAGVCILAFALGFAFGIPSLMLLVHNMAMLGAFLWLFASAGLGVEFAAWLSVHGTTELFGILLAGAAGLHIGRSMAFPGTRSLLAAASQSGRRAAVVMVGVVIMMIVAAFLEAFPRQLVGSSAGRFAIGGIFLAFWLAYFFLFRRDGGAEAEP, encoded by the coding sequence ATGAAGGCGCCGGAGCTGGGATCGTGGTTCTCCCGAAAGGAGGTCGAGGCGCCCGCCGACATCGCCAGCGCGACGCTGCGCTCGGACCGTTTCCGGCTCGAGCGCGAAGGCGACTGGCGACGGCTCGAGGCGATCGTCGCACGGATGGAAAAGGGCGGTCTGAAGCGCGTCGATGACGAAGACCTGCTCGCTCTGCCGACGCTCTACCGGACCGCCGCCTCCTCGCTCTCGGTCGCGCGCGAGACCTCGCTCGATGCCGCGACGCTGACCTATCTCGAAAGCCTCGTCCAGCGCGCCTGGTTCCAGGTCTACGGGCCGAGGCTGGGCCTGTTCTCCTGGCTGCGCGAATTCCTCATGGGCGGATGGAGCCGCGCGGTGCGCGAAATCTGGCTCGACCTGTCGATCGCGCTGTTCGTCATGGTCTCGGGCGCGATCGTCGGCTGGCTTCTGGTCGCGCAGGATACCGAATGGTTCTACCGCCTCGTTCCCACCGGCCTCGCCGACAATCGCCGCCCGGGCGCAAGCCGCGAGGAATTGATGGATACACTGGGCATAAAGGACGGGGGCGAGGGGCTGTCGACCTTCGCCGCCTTCCTTTTCAGCAACAATGCCGGCGTGTGCATCCTCGCCTTCGCTTTGGGGTTTGCCTTCGGCATCCCATCGCTGATGCTGCTGGTGCACAACATGGCCATGCTCGGCGCATTCCTGTGGCTGTTCGCGAGCGCGGGGCTGGGCGTCGAATTCGCGGCCTGGCTTTCGGTCCATGGCACGACGGAGCTGTTCGGCATTCTCCTTGCGGGTGCTGCGGGGCTGCATATCGGGCGCTCGATGGCGTTTCCGGGGACGCGCAGCCTGCTCGCCGCCGCGTCGCAGAGCGGGCGGCGCGCGGCAGTGGTGATGGTCGGCGTCGTCATCATGATGATCGTCGCGGCCTTCCTCGAAGCCTTCCCGCGCCAGCTCGTGGGCAGCAGCGCAGGACGCTTCGCGATCGGCGGGATCTTCCTCGCCTTCTGGCTCGCCTATTTCTTCCTGTTTCGCCGCGATGGCGGCGCTGAGGCCGAACCATGA